A stretch of Lathyrus oleraceus cultivar Zhongwan6 chromosome 6, CAAS_Psat_ZW6_1.0, whole genome shotgun sequence DNA encodes these proteins:
- the LOC127098304 gene encoding ATP-dependent Clp protease proteolytic subunit-related protein 1, chloroplastic encodes MSSSLSTPFIHHSSTLRHGTNPFPFPHAASTPKPQRFKPFSAKCSLDHIPKQFRQENLKDGLIDNYKNVPQFLYGLTPSQMDMFVSADNPMNKMSQCVTEESISSAQSYLDHSGMSSISSMDNNGSRRTSMSVSMYRGGGRGRRPRKSPPDLPSFLLDSRIVYLGLPIVPAVAELIVAQLMWLDYDNPTKPVHLYINSYGTQNVKNETVGAETDAYSIADMMAYVKSEIYTVNMAVAFGQAAMLLSLGKKGYRALLPNASTKVFLPKVHRSSGSVSDMWIKAKELEANSDYYIELLAKGTGKSKEVIAKDIQRTRYFRAQEAIDYGLADRILDEGANSYEKRDYNELRAIRALERGGGNPQAAAPSGV; translated from the exons ATGTCCTCTTCTCTCTCCACCCCTTTCATCCACCATTCTTCAACTCTTCGCCATGGAACCAACCCTTTCCCTTTTCCTCACGCCGCTTCCACTCCCAAACCGCAACGCTTCAAGCCTTTCTCCGCAAAGTGCTCTCTCGACCACATCCCCAAGCAATTCAGACAGGAAAATCTCAAAGATGGAT TGATAGACAACTACAAGAATGTTCCTCAGTTTCTATATGGTCTTACTCCCTCACAAATGGACATGTTCGTGTCTGCAGACAATCCTATGAACAAGATGTCTCAATGTGTCACAGAG GAAAGCATTTCATCTGCCCAAAGTTATTTGGATCATAGTGGAATGAGTAGTATATCTAGCATGGACAATAATGGCTCTAGAAGGACCAGCATGAGTGTTAGTATGTATAGAGGAGGTGGTAGGGGGAGAAGGCCTAGGAAGTCTCCTCCGGATTTGCCTTCTTTTCTGTTGGATTCTCGGATAGTTTATCTTGGTTTGCCG ATTGTACCAGCTGTGGCAGAACTTATTGTGGCTCAACTTATGTGGTTGGATTATGATAACCCTACGAAGCCTGTTCACTTATATATTAATTCATATGGGACTCAG AATGTGAAGAATGAGACAGTGGGAGCAGAAACCGATGCTTATTCTATAGCTGATATGATGGCT TATGTCAAATCTGAAATCTATACCGTGAATATGGCCGTGGCGTTTGGCCAAGCAGCAATGCTTCTGTCTCTTGGAAAAAAGGGTTATCGCGCTTTACTGCCAAATGCATCCA CTAAAGTATTTCTCCCGAAAGTGCACAGATCAAGTGGTTCTGTCTCAGATATGTGGATTAAG GCAAAAGAGCTGGAGGCAAATTCTGACTATTACATAGAGCTGTTGGCAAAAGGAACAGGGAAATCAAAGGAAGTAATTGCTAAAGACATCCAGAGGACAAGATATTTCCGAGCTCAGGAGGCCATAGACTATGGTCTTGCTGACAGAATATTGGACGAAGGGGCTAATTCATATGAGAAGCGG GATTATAATGAATTGCGTGCTATAAGAGCACTTGAGAGAGGTGGCGGGAACCCTCAAGCCGCCGCTCCTTCGGGAGTTTAG